One Dromiciops gliroides isolate mDroGli1 chromosome 3, mDroGli1.pri, whole genome shotgun sequence DNA segment encodes these proteins:
- the LOC122746638 gene encoding olfactory receptor 52B2-like, translated as MSAPNLSTINYDMFVLIGIPGLKDMHLWISIPFCLMYLVAASGNLILIFVVAAERSLHEPMYLFLSMLAFWDLILSTSTVPKALAIFWMDDTSISFGGCVTQLFFMHFAFVVESGILLAMAFDRYVAICYPLQYTTILKHSVIGKIGGIVVFRSFATVFPIVFLLKRLPFCRTNIIAHTFCEHMGLAKLACADITINIWYGISVPLLSVMLDMVVIVISYILILRAVFRLPSRDARLKTLSTCGSHVCVILMFYLPGIFTVIAQRFGRKIPRHVHILLANLYVLVPPMMNPIIYGVKTKQIRERVALFHMGRI; from the coding sequence ATGTCTGCTCCCAACCTCTCCACCATCAATTATGACATGTTTGTTCTGATTGGCATCCCTGGCCTAAAGGATATGCATCTGTGGATCTCCATCCCCTTCTGCCTGATGTACCTGGTTGCTGCATCAGGAAATCTCATCCTGATCTTTGTGGTGGCTGCTGAGCGCAGTCTCCATGAGCCCATGTACCTCTTCCTGTCCATGCTGGCATTCTGGGACCTGATCCTGTCTACTTCTACTGTGCCCAAGGCCCTGGCCATCTTCTGGATGGATGACACAAGCATCTCCTTTGGGGGCTGCGTCACTCAGCTCTTCTTCATGCACTTTGCCTTTGTGGTGGAGTCAGGAATCCTGCTGGCCATGGCCTTTGACCGCTACGTGGCCATCTGCTACCCACTACAGTATACCACCATCCTCAAACACAGCGTCATTGGCAAAATTGGGGGCATTGTAGTGTTCAGGAGCTTTGCTACCGTCTTCCCTATTGTCTTCCTGCTGAAGCGCCTGCCCTTCTGCCGTACCAACATCATCGCCCACACGTTCTGTGaacacatgggcctggccaagcTGGCCTGTGCAGATATTACCATCAATATCTGGTATGGAATTTCTGTGCCCTTGCTCAGTGTCATGCTCGACATGGTGGTCATTGTCATCTCCTATATTCTCATCCTCCGGGCAGTTTTCAGACTACCTTCCAGAGATGCCCGGCTCAAGACACTGAGTACATGTGGGTCCCACGTCTGTGTCATTCTCATGTTCTACCTTCCAGGGATTTTCACTGTCATTGCTCAGCGCTTTGGCCGGAAAATCCCTAGGCACGTGCACATTCTACTGGCTAATCTCTATGTGCTTGTGCCTCCCATGATGAACCCAATTATTTATGGGGTCAAAACCAAACAAATCAGAGAGCGAGTAGCCCTTTT
- the LOC122746201 gene encoding olfactory receptor 52Z1-like has translation MYVVALGGNSLLIIVIWMEHSLHEPMYLFLAMLALSDLLLSSTIMPKMLAIFWFQDRVISFQACMTQMFSVIAIFVMESTVLLAMAFDRYVAICFPLRYTMILTPSVIKKIMGFSVARGLLITSPFIFLVERLPFCGNNIIGDTYCVQTKISRLACADITANNIYTLVLSFLSTGLDVILISISYTFILRAVFQLPSRDAQLKALGTCSSHVCVILMFYLPAYLTVLINHMFYGVLLTSLYFVVPPTLNPIIYGVRTKQIRDHIIHRFSQLGLGA, from the coding sequence ATGTATGTAGTGGCCCTTGGAGGTAACTCTCTGTTGATCATAGTCATCTGGATGGAGCACAGTCTACACGAGCCCATGTATCTCTTTCTGGCCATGTTGGCCCTGTCAGACCTTTTGCTGTCCAGTACCATCATGCCTAAGATGCTGGCAATTTTTTGGTTCCAGGATAGAGTCATTTCTTTCCAGGCCTGCATGACCCAGATGTTCTCTGTCATTGCTATCTTTGTCATGGAATCAACAGTACTTCTGGCAATGGCATTTGACCGCTATGTGGCCATTTGCTTTCCGCTGAGATATACCATGATCCTGACTCCTTCTGTGATCAAGAAAATTATGGGATTTTCTGTGGCCAGAGGCCTTCTTATCACTTCCCCTTTTATCTTCCTAGTTGAGCGGCTGCCATTCTGTGGAAACAACATTATTGGTGATACTTATTGTGTGCAGACTAAGATTTCCAGGCTGGCCTGTGCAGATATAACAGCCAATAACATTTATACTCTAGTGTTGTCTTTCTTGTCTACAGGTTTGGATGTTATCCTCATTTCTATCTCCTACACTTTCATTCTCCGAGCTGTCTTTCAACTTCCATCCCGTGATGCCCAGCTCAAGGCTCTGGGCACCTGCAGTTCACATGTATGTGTCATCCTCATGTTTTACCTACCAGCTTACTTGACAGTTCTGATCAACCACATGTTCTATGGGGTCCTGCTAACTAGTCTCTACTTTGTGGTACCCCCTACACTGAACCCCATTATATATGGTGTCAGGACTAAACAAATACGGGATCATATCATACACAGGTTCTCCCAACTGGGCCTAGGAGCTTAG
- the LOC122746202 gene encoding olfactory receptor 52B2-like, with protein sequence MHSTNHTFHPDVIILKAIPGLENIQFWMSIPFCTMYIVALGGNSLLVILIWVEHSLHEPMYLFLAMLAITDFLLSNTIMPKMLALFWFQAESILFQACITQMFFVIFIFVMESTVLLAMAFDRYVAICFPLRYTMILTPSVIRKIAGFSVARGLVITSPFVFLVERLPFCGNNIITDTYCELTKISRLACADITANNIYTLVMSFLSTGLDVFLISISYVFILRAVFRIPSRDAQLKALGTCSSHVCVILMFYLPAYLTVLVGNLDCGVLLANLYVVVPPALNPIIYGVRTKQIRSFVTSKLSQLGPWCGRGGVQED encoded by the coding sequence ATGCATAGCACCAACCACACCTTCCACCCAGATGTCATCATTTTGAAGGCCATCCCAGGTCTGGAGAACATACAATTTTGGATGTCCATCCCCTTCTGCACCATGTACATAGTGGCACTTGGGGGTAACTCCTTGTTGGTCATACTTATCTGGGTGGAGCACAGTCTCCACGAACCCATGTATCTTTTCCTGGCCATGTTGGCTATAACAGATTTCTTGCTCTCCAACACCATCATGCCCAAGATGTTGGCTCTCTTCTGGTTCCAAGCTGAGTCCATTCTTTTCCAGGCCTGTATCACCCAAatgttttttgtcattttcatctttgtgatGGAGTCAACAGTTCTTCTGGCCATGGCATTTGACCGTTATGTAGCTATCTGCTTCCCACTGAGATATACCATGATTCTGACCCCATCTGTGATCAGAAAAATAGCAGGATTTTCTGTGGCCAGGGGCTTGGTCATCACTTCCCCTTTTGTCTTCCTCGTTGAGCGACTGCCATTCTGTGGAAACAACATCATTACTGATACTTATTGTGAACTAACGAAGATTTCCAGGCTGGCCTGTGCAGATATAACTGCCAATAACATTTATACTCTGGTGATGTCATTCTTATCTACAGGCTTAGATGTCTTTCTCATTTCTATCTCTTATGTGTTTATTCTTCGTGCAGTCTTCCGAATTCCATCCCGTGATGCCCAGTTAAAGGCTCTGGGTACTTGCAGTTCACATGTGTGTGTCATCCTCATGTTCTACCTACCAGCCTACCTTACAGTGCTAGTTGGCAATCTTGATTGTGGGGTTCTACTGGCTAATCTTTATGTAGTTGTGCCTCCTGCATTGAACCCCATCATATATGGTGTCAGGACCAAGCAGATCCGAAGTTTTGTCACATCAAAGCTCTCCCAGTTGGGCCCGTGGTGTGGCAGGGGAGGAGTTCAGGAAGATTAG